Proteins from a single region of Candidatus Cloacimonadota bacterium:
- a CDS encoding 2-oxoacid:ferredoxin oxidoreductase subunit beta yields the protein MNPIITAFANGIKKSGIELSKIVVVSDIPFDPEIIKELGIDFFHTTRGRAIAFGTGLKLGNPELKVVAFIGDLMTIGGNHLVHSGRRNMEMLVICVNNFVYKEIAGTPSPSVTTGFSAFSTFEKPFNAPHLANSCGAVFTARWTALHTNDLTNSIAYALPKPGFSVIEVLSPGPNFYQDINKIESELLNFYFQNSITKNKEDTRNVEITADEKIITGEFTDKKKTTFIDSYNAQLGKILGDKFIPLGGQNE from the coding sequence ATGAATCCAATTATAACTGCTTTTGCAAATGGCATTAAAAAGTCGGGAATCGAACTTTCCAAGATTGTAGTTGTCTCGGATATTCCGTTTGATCCCGAAATTATAAAAGAATTAGGAATCGACTTTTTTCATACGACCCGCGGTCGGGCAATCGCTTTTGGCACCGGCTTAAAACTGGGAAATCCGGAATTAAAAGTGGTTGCTTTTATCGGTGATCTGATGACTATCGGCGGGAATCATCTTGTCCATTCCGGAAGAAGAAACATGGAAATGCTGGTTATTTGTGTGAATAATTTTGTGTATAAAGAAATCGCAGGAACACCGTCTCCTTCCGTTACTACCGGATTTTCCGCTTTTTCTACTTTCGAAAAACCTTTCAATGCTCCTCACCTGGCAAATTCCTGTGGAGCAGTATTCACCGCCAGATGGACAGCCCTGCATACCAACGATCTCACAAATTCGATCGCTTATGCTTTACCAAAACCAGGATTTTCCGTGATCGAAGTTCTCTCACCCGGTCCAAATTTTTATCAGGATATTAACAAGATCGAATCTGAACTGCTGAATTTCTATTTTCAAAATTCCATCACCAAAAATAAAGAGGATACCCGCAATGTTGAAATTACTGCGGATGAAAAGATTATCACGGGGGAATTTACAGATAAGAAAAAAACAACATTTATTGACTCTTATAATGCTCAACTTGGTAAAATTTTAGGTGATAAATTTATCCCTCTCGGAGGACAAAATGAGTGA
- a CDS encoding pyruvate ferredoxin oxidoreductase yields the protein MSEIRFAGYGGQGIIRSGIIVGKGASIFDNKYATMNQSFGPEARGGACSSQVVLSDTKVLYPYVTVSDVLVAMSQEGYDVFEPELSEQGLLLIDEDLVKLKPIRGKIKMFSIPSTRLAEELGNRIFANVVMLGFFTAVTKLVSKEGMEKAVADSVPERFVKQNLRAFQKGFDYFK from the coding sequence ATGAGTGAGATTAGATTTGCCGGTTATGGTGGACAGGGTATTATCAGGTCAGGAATTATTGTGGGCAAAGGTGCTTCTATTTTTGATAATAAATACGCCACGATGAATCAGTCATTTGGTCCGGAAGCAAGAGGTGGAGCGTGTAGTTCCCAGGTTGTTTTGTCCGACACGAAAGTACTTTATCCTTATGTTACGGTTTCAGATGTTCTGGTGGCAATGTCTCAAGAAGGTTATGATGTATTTGAACCGGAATTAAGCGAGCAGGGATTACTTCTCATAGATGAAGATCTGGTAAAATTAAAACCGATTAGAGGTAAAATTAAAATGTTTTCTATTCCTTCAACCAGATTGGCAGAAGAATTAGGAAACAGGATCTTTGCCAATGTGGTTATGCTGGGCTTTTTTACTGCTGTGACCAAACTGGTTTCCAAAGAAGGAATGGAAAAAGCAGTTGCGGATTCTGTTCCGGAAAGGTTTGTTAAACAAAACTTGAGAGCGTTTCAGAAGGGTTTTGATTATTTTAAATAA
- a CDS encoding four helix bundle protein → MRIERFEDIDAWKLARELTRKVYVLTKKDKFSHDFGLKGQIQAAAGSSMHNIAEGFDAETNPEFIRFLRYAKRSCTEVQSELYAALDQEYIMKMEFQDGYDHAGRTRVAIIRSKKKR, encoded by the coding sequence ATGAGAATCGAACGATTTGAGGATATTGACGCTTGGAAGTTGGCACGAGAATTAACTCGTAAGGTTTATGTTCTCACAAAGAAGGATAAATTTTCTCATGACTTCGGTTTGAAAGGACAAATTCAAGCAGCAGCAGGTTCATCTATGCATAATATTGCGGAAGGATTCGATGCAGAGACAAATCCGGAGTTCATTCGTTTTCTCAGGTATGCAAAACGATCTTGCACCGAAGTCCAGAGCGAACTTTACGCAGCTTTGGATCAGGAATATATAATGAAAATGGAGTTTCAGGACGGATATGATCATGCGGGACGCACTCGCGTCGCCATTATACGATCAAAGAAAAAAAGGTAA